GATGGTCAAGGTTCCGTCTCCCTCTCTTACTCTCTTTATGCATCCTTGCTTGCTATTTCTATCCGCATACTGAGAAgaatttctgcgacaagtaattcgggacagagggagtatttgaTGCAAACTTCAGTTTGGAATCATTTGTTTGCTTGAGCCGAGTAGTCTCACTCGTGGGAGTGGTTCATCCTTTAACTTCGATTAATAGCACCCATGATTTCGGGCCTGGCATCCTTCAAACTGCAGTGCATATTTTATTGACAAAGTGTGACGGTCCTAGATTTGTTGAAGTTTGACTATGTCAGTTTTGCAACTTATCATTCGAACATATCGAGAATAACAGAAAGTTCAGTAATGGCAATACATGCTGCCGTAGTGCCTGTAATCATCATGATATTAGATTATTACAAGAGCTATCTAATGTATGGATGGGTAATCTTGACATGTAATGTTTCCCATGCTTCTTTAGATCCAGCATCTGGTACATCTCAGTATACTACAAGAAAAAAGTGGGAAGCAGTTTTTTGGATTCCTTTTTGTTTGACTCCCTAGATTATCATTAGATTATGTGTTCAGCGTCCAGTTAATTGCCACTTTACCATGGCTTACCAATGCAAATCAAAATGACAGTTTCTGTCTGAAGTAGGTGGTTACTGTCTGTATTCTCAATGCTTACCACACGTGAGATTTCATTGGAATATCCTGCATCACGGTGCACGTTGTCGGCTACATCTCTTACTTAAGCATCCCTGGACTTGATCGCTGCAGGTGCACAAGATAGTGGATCTCTCAGCGCAGCCGGACCGTGAAGCGATGTGGTACATGGAAGTCGCCGAGGCGTACAACTTCTTCTACAAGGCTGACGCCTCTGGGGTCGGCTCGCCGCCATGAGCACTCCTTGGTCTCTACTGAGTCCTGATGATCAGTTTCGGTGTAGGGCTCTTAACATCACTGCCACTGCTTCCCTCTGTACCCGTGCTTGCGTGGCTGGTGCCCCTGATCTGCTCCTCATGACTGCTGCATTGTCGCAGATTGCTGCTGGTAACTTAAGAGAGTGGCCCCTCTGGTGGTGTGACTTGTTTTTGTCAGATGAACTCTGGTGCACATCCAACAGCGAGAAATTTGATTGGAATCTCTCGACCTTTCATGCGTCATAATGTCTCTTGGCTCTTGAGCAGGGTTCTTCGCTTGGGGTGCGGTCAATTTTGTGAACACGTTATGGTTTGAGCTCACTACACTTACGAGATTCAGTAAAAAAAATCCTAGCATCAGATCCGGCGTCCACGAAGCATTTTGGTTGTCAGAAACAACTGTTTTATTTATATTTAGGAAACTAGCATATAGAACTGTTTTTTGTTTGCGAAAAAGCCTAtagaatttttttttgtgaaaaagCATATAGAACTGTTGCAATATCATTTTGGTTAAGAGAAAGGTATGTTTTTGGTCCTTCAAGTTTACACAAAGTATACATTTGATCCCTTAAAAAAAGTTGGGCTACATTTCGTCCCTCATGTCTCAAAACCGGTCAAATTTCATCCAAAACAAGATTGGGGCTGAAGTGTCTCTGGTTTTAAATCCCACTTTGCCACGTGGTGGTCAAAGTCAGCTCCACTGCCACGCCAtatcttctttttcttctctctccatggTAGGCCTTTCTATTGGGAACCATTTTTTTCTTTATAACAACACAAAAACTCTTGTTCCAACCTCACCTCAGGTCGAATGAATACGAAAGGGGGATCAATCAAATCAATAAGCCATGAATGAAGTAGTGGGCCTTTCGCCTTATTTCGTTTGACTCGTGGAGCTGAGAAATCTACTTCAAAGAGAGGGAAAGAGTGCTAGTCCGAAAGAACAAGCAAGGGATGAGCGCACGGGAGCGAAATCCGTTGCGCCCACGCGCATACGTTTTCTTGCTGGGTAAtttctcacaaagtttttgtgtTGTTGATTCCTATTCCTAGGTGTTGTGCTTTTTCCCCTATGCCGCCTATTGGTACTAGTGGAGTAGGATTGGCCTGTAATACAGAACCTATAGGTGGTGTAACCTTTCGCTCAATACTCAAATCTACAATTGAAGCATCTGAGGCTGCATCAATCGAGGATACACGACATAAGGAATTGTTAGATCTCCAAACTGAACTTCGCCTTCACCAAGTGTGGGTTTTCACTGGTCCTAACTAACGGTTGGCAAGCGATCCCCTATTCTGCATCCCGAAGATCAAACGGCCCAGAGCCGGAGCGATCATTCAAGCAAGTTACTCAGCTTGAGTTTTTCAGTCAATCAATAGATTGTGCAGTTTCTTAGTCTTTTGGTCCACGTCTTCATGACTTATAGAAAGGGTTTCTTTCTTTTACAAGATCATGGAAGCTTCAGAAACCATCCGAGATCTTCTGGAAACAAGAAATGTTGCATCAAAGGGTTCAGTGGTCATATCATAGTGAAATCGAGTTTCTTGATTTAGTCGATATCAAATTCCCAACTTAGAAATTCGAAAGGACTAAGATTCTACTTCTTCCTCAAATACTGGGAATGTGGATTCAAGTATGATATCACTATTCCACGGATCTCAAGAGAACGAATTGAACAAGTTTGATGGCTGGAAGAAGATAGGAAATATTCAAACATGTATTGCATTTCATTGATCTCACCCTTTGTTCAGTGCCGCATAAGTACTGACTTCTTGAACAGATACCGGTACCGGTCATGAAGGCTTCGCCCTTCTCAAGTCAAGTGCAGAAGCGAAATCCGTTGAGCAAGAAGCCAGTGATCCCACAACATCAAAGTGATACATATGACATATTGGAAATTAGGCTTAGTTTGTAGCCGTGAATATAGTAATGCACTTATTTATTGATAAATATGTTCTTTCAAGTAGAGCATACTCGGTAGAAAGGAGGTGGCGGAGCTGGGAAGAGGATTATACTTTTTCGATTACTTGGACTTAGAGACCAATTATAGAAAGAAGACAGTAGCTAAATGAGTTTTATGGATCTAGTTTATGAGCAGCTTAACTAGAAAAGCAAGCAGAAGGAATAGAAGAATGAAATGCAGAAATAGGGGAAGGGCGGGTAGCATTTTCAAATGCCAGTTTGAGTGAGACAGTTTCTGTCTGGCCCCCCACTTTTAGGCTGTTCTTCCATTCTGCCTTTGTCTTGCTCTAAGCTACCTGACTTCCTTCCTTTGTTCTTCCATTCTACTTTGTATGATTCTGATCATCAGTTCTTATCGATCCCATTTTAAGGACAAATCCTGATGTTGGTAAAATATACGTGTTGATCAAGGCCAAGGACAATGAAGCAGCCATGAAAAGATTGAAGAACGAGGTATGATGATTACTTCGGACTACTTTCTGTTCTTCATGCAAATGACCATATTTTCCGTCTGCAATACAGGTAGAAGATACTGAGTTGTTCAGATGTTTACAGGAAATCCATGGGAAAAACTACCACAGCTTTGTATTAAGCAAGCAGGTTCCAGTCGTTGGTAATTTCAGGGAAGCCTACATTGGCATTGCTCTTGAGTTAGCCAAAGAGATCGCGGAAGAAGTGGATGTTATCGTAAACTCTGCAGCAAATACCACTTTTGATGAGAGGTTCGTGAAGCTATACTAGTCTTGCACCAAGGATTGCTTCCATTACTAAATGTGTAAGTTCACATTCCATAGCAATAAAAGTACTGCAACTTGCAGGTATGATGTAGCACTAGACATCAACACCGTGGGGCCATTCCAGATAATGAGTTTCGCGCAGCGGTTTCGAAGACTGAAGCTCTTCTTGCAAGTATCAACAGGTCAGAATGCCAAATAAGAGTTTCTTGTGGTCGAAATCAAATGGTAACCTGTTTCTATTAATCTCAAAAGCTTACAAACAAGCTTTAGCAGTATGTTTGCATGTCATGTTTTTGGCCAAACAGCATATGTGAATGGGCAGAGGCAAGGTTTGATACTAGAGAAGCCATTTTGCTTAGGGGATACCATAACAAAGGGGATAGGTTCCTCAGATTTTTCGGCACATCAGAATACCGTGTTGGATATCGAGGCTGAGATCAAGTTGGCTTTTGACTCCAGAAGGCATTCTTCTGCCTCTGCTTCTGTTACTCAAGAAATGAAAGAGTTAGGTAGTCGAGGTATTCTAGTATTTCCCTGTTACTTTCTCATGTCTGTAGATACGAATACACACATGAAGTATTTGATTTGTGCAATTTATTTATTCATAGGGCCAAACTCTATGGTTGGCAAGACACTTATGTGTTCACAAAGGCCATGGGCGAGATGGTCATCAACTGCATGCGAGGAGAGATACCGGTGGTAACAATCAGGCCAAGTGTCATAGAGAGCACATGGAGGGATCCCTTCCCAGGTTGGATGGAAGGAAACAGGTAAATGCTAAACCCAAATCTGAGGTTGCGGATGTCACATATATATGTGATGCATCCTCGTCTGCTTACCAGATAATGAGCTATTTCCAGGATCTAGCAGTGCGTACTAACTTTTGACGGGTTGATGGTGAGGATCAAGTATATGACCTATATTCCTCACTATTAGAGGACTTCAAAGAGGAGATTCCATCATAATCTCTGGAAGCTAGTGTCAAGGAAGCCGTTAGCCGTCACCTTAACTGAAAGTTGGTGAAGAAGGTGTATATGCCTCTTGTCTATGGTAAGACACAGCATAGTGCAGCAGCGGACATCCAGAAGGGGCTTGACTTCATTAGAAAACGTGCTGAAAGCAACAAAGTGGCGGACATTTTTTTTTGCATTCTGGGACAAGAAATTCCCAGCCATTGCTAGGCTGAGCCATGTTAGCAAATAATGGTTTCTCCAACAATATGAGGATAAATCCCTTACTAAAATGGTAGTGGTCACAAACCCCTTCCGTGTACAATTGAAAACATTAACAATACGAAAGCAAGAATCATCATTTATACTGGGAATGCCTTCCTCTACCAAAAGAGAAAGAGTTGAAGATAACGAAGGAAAGTGGGTGGATACAAAACCAGTTCATATCACTTGTCTTTCTGGTCTTTCAGAATCTCATCGAATACTAGTAAATGCTTTCGAAGAGAAAATAGAAGCACTAGAGAGCTCAAGTTCActtcattcatcacaagatgcAAATGATAATCAAAATGGAGCTAATGAGGAAGAAATCACTTCTACTTAAACTTTTTTGAGTGAAATACCAACCAACACATAAAGCAATAACCAGATAGATAGAATGATAACAGGTAATACGAAGATATCAACACAGCTGGAGTCACGAGGCTCGATAATGACCAATGGGTTAGGATCTGAGGAAGCTTAGTTTGGATGATGGAATATTCGCTGTTCTGATTGTTGAGATACTGCAAATCCACTTATCCAACAATTTCAGTCCATTTTCCTACTTTTTCTGCAAGGGGTTCAAGGGGAAAGCATTATTATATCCTTAATATGACTCTCTGTCACACGGATGCTGCTGGGCTGCTACAAAACCCCTATAGTCGAAAAAAGATCGAAACAGGGATAAAACGTAGGATAACCCAGATCACTCAGACTAGCTGAACTCTCCAGAACAAACACAACCTAGGTGGTTTGACTAACGTTTTGGCACATTAGACTAACCTAAGACAACTCCTGGCTACATTTAGTCCTATCGAGATACAAGCTGTTACCAACCTGATACAACGCAAGTCACAAGCTTGACACAGCGAGAATGGCTGCAACTGACAACTCCTGCATCTGAGATTGACAACTCTAGTAACAGAGAATGGCAACTCCTGCAACAGATATTGACAGAGCATGACACTCTCAACTGAGCTCAATCCAGCTGTGAACAATAAACAACACTGAAAGTAAACAACACGGTTATCACAAAACTTGGATTCCGGATTACAACACTATAGGCAATGAACCACCACTAACGGCCCATAACGTTAGCTGATAGCCGCTGACCGTGGAGTACTTGCCGATCCATCAGCGAGGACTATATCATTTAGC
This genomic window from Aegilops tauschii subsp. strangulata cultivar AL8/78 chromosome 4, Aet v6.0, whole genome shotgun sequence contains:
- the LOC141021595 gene encoding fatty acyl-CoA reductase 2, chloroplastic-like, whose protein sequence is MTAALSQIAAVLIDPILRTNPDVGKIYVLIKAKDNEAAMKRLKNEVEDTELFRCLQEIHGKNYHSFVLSKQVPVVGNFREAYIGIALELAKEIAEEVDVIVNSAANTTFDERYDVALDINTVGPFQIMSFAQRFRRLKLFLQVSTAYVNGQRQGLILEKPFCLGDTITKGIGSSDFSAHQNTVLDIEAEIKLAFDSRRHSSASASVTQEMKELGSRESHRILVNAFEEKIEALESSSSLHSSQDANDNQNGANEEEITST